Part of the Bacillus cereus group sp. RP43 genome is shown below.
CAATTGAAACTCTTCAGACTGAACAACTTCTGTATAATTCACCTCATTTTGTAACTTACGTGCTGACGTATCATCTCGTTTCATTCTCTGGTCCCCTCTCTTACTTGAAATGCACTTCCCCCTTGTATACCCAAAGACTAAATTTTATAAATATTCAGAAACTTATTTTCATTTTAGACAATCCGTACATTCCTGCAAAGATTTTTCGATAGACATTTTTCGGCATTTTCCCCTAAGTTTTTAATATACTTTTTCACCATAAAATTCGAGTACTTCAATCCACACCAATCGGGATAAAAAAAGTAGTGCTTATCGCACCACTTCTGTCTTTTTCTCTTTTTCTAAATTACGAGCTGTTTGGCTTAATTCAACTTCTTTTCCATCTTTAAGCGTTCCAAATATAAAATCGAATACTGGATTTGAAACACCAAACCAAAACTTTTCATTTTTATAATGGTGTAATATGTGCTGTTTTTTTAGCCATCTTCCAATCTTAGTGAAGGGACGAATCGGCTTATGTGCAATATAATGTTTCCATTCATAAACGAGGAGCATTATAATCATTCCGACTCCAAATGAAAGTGTAACAGTAACACTTTTTGTAATACCATATGATATAAGTAAATATATAGTGAAACTAGGTATACTAAACCATACAG
Proteins encoded:
- a CDS encoding sterol desaturase family protein — protein: MKRVVKEFFLQHDIVIMYSVLLIFIIILKMQFFTWIGMLACLFGIVFYTFNEYMTHRFLFHLKPPKNAFLLKMLRRLHYDHHVYPDDLKLLFLPVWFSIPSFTIYLLISYGITKSVTVTLSFGVGMIIMLLVYEWKHYIAHKPIRPFTKIGRWLKKQHILHHYKNEKFWFGVSNPVFDFIFGTLKDGKEVELSQTARNLEKEKKTEVVR